In Episyrphus balteatus chromosome 4, idEpiBalt1.1, whole genome shotgun sequence, the sequence aaacaacaacaccgatttacaataacaaaaacataaatttaaatgaaaatatgcaacaacaactaaataataataataaacaacaagaaaaaaaatataacaaaaactaaTACATTATATTGaacaaccaaaaaaacaacctttcaacGCCTTTTTTGGCAAATCACACCAGTAATATATATCAGTTCCATCGGGTGTCCTTCGTTTTGGCACCATCCTTAGAGCCTTATTATAGAAATTTTGATGTACGGAGGATTTTTTTGATGCCCCTCCCGTACGGGGTAACGTTGAGGTTTTTGTATCTTTGTCAGCCAATCCTGCATTGGCTGCTGTCTCGGATAGAGATTTTCTTGTCGACTCTGCGGAATTTTTATTAATCGTTACTCCTTCGTTGTTGCCATTGCAATCGTTATGGCTATTATTGTTCAACATTGGTGTACTTTCTGTGGCATTATCTCCATCGACATCGATGTCATCAACTTTTGTTTCTGGAGAATTTTTCAGGGGTTCGGTTGGTGGGGACGTAAAAACATCGTCGTTATCTTCGTTCGACTGTTGTAGTGGATGGCTGTCAGAGTGTCCAGGTAcgcattttttaaatgaataggATTTTTGCGCTTGTTCCACGGGAAGTTCTTCTTTTCCTCGAACGCTTATCATTAGTTTACTTTCCGTTTCGCTAAGAATTGCAATTTTACCCGACGATGCTACTGTTTCGCTTCCTATATCGCCATTTAGGGATGTAGCATCGTCGGCTATTTCATATTCCTGTTGCGGTTTCAAATTGTTATTGGAACCGTTCAGTGATGCATCACACGATTTGGCTTTCTCTGCTCGGCTCTCCTTGGCACACTTTCCAGATTTGTCCTTCTTCGGACTGGCACTCTTTTTATTATCCTTCTTTGATCGTGACTTATCTTCcgacgatgaagaagaagaagacgatGCAACAACCAATTCACTTTCTACACTCAAAATAGTCTTGTGCTTGGGTTTGGACTTTTTATTGGGCATATTATTGAGACAGGCTGGAGTAGAATTTGTCGCTGCTTCATCTTCACAAGCTCGACAATACACATCAGACATTTGTGCAGAATCTGTGTCAGACCATCGCTTGCAAGGTGAGCCCCGTCCAAAGCAATTACCACAACCACCTGTTGTTGGTGAAGTCAAGCTGTCTGCGATACTTTGAGCTGTAGTTGGAGCGGTAGCGTTAGCAGTGCTGTCGATTGCGTTCAATTTTGCCTCCGATGCCGAGAAAGCAGGACGAAGATCTACAATTAGATCAAAAAcatgtgattttttaaaacaaaaaaaaaaaagaaaagaagaaccAAAGAAACAAATCACAATTCAAATCAAACCAGGTAGGGGAGAGGAATGCAGGAGAGGAAGGATTGTCGGGCAGAGGGCAAGTAGTGTCAAGGAAACAAAACTTGAAAGCAAATCTTGCATTTGGCACAGAGCGCACTAAAGCAATTAGTTTGTGTGTGTGGTAAGTTAGTGTATGTGTATTGTCTTGAGTCTTAAAATAGGGTTAAAGTAGAGGAGAGAAAATATATTTCATCCCCGAGAGAGAGAGAGTCCTGCTTTCCCGgcaaaattgttattattttttttttatttttttcataaattatttttaatttttttttttctgaagcatttattaatatttatttcgtACAAAAGCAAGCAACAAGAGAGATAGAGATTATATAAAATAACGAggaatatataattttttttatttttgacaaattaaagtaaaaaattcatgcGATACTAAAGTTGCAGgacaaaatgaattaaaaatgcaaattataaaaaaataaaaaaataacaatttaaaggaagatttaaaaaaaacttgtgtagTGTTATGATTATTGAGAGAGAGAGATAAtagagacaaaaataaaaaaaaatgtcgaaaaaacaGGTAGCAAgaacaaaatgttaaaaaaaaaactaaataatttcattttataataattaccATCTCTTAAATCGCCAGCTTCAATTTCAGACACTTCACTGGCCAATGAATCTAGACCTTCATTTTCAGAACGTGCCTTCGAGCCGGCAGTTGTGTCGGTGGTATTCTTTGCACGCCATCCATAGCGTGAGAAATTATTTAGATTTGCACTCGGATCACTGAGTCGCCGCTGATGACGATAGTTATAATAGTCGTCGGGATCTTCATCCCAATCTTCCCACATGTCGGTGGCACAGAATCtgtaatgttaaatttaattttaaacttattaattgaaaaagataagCAAGGCAAAACAATGAACTAGCATCAAAGAGTTTAATGGCTATAAAGCTCAAGAGGATAAATAGATATTTGTATGATTTAGTGTTTCTTTTGATTCGAATTGATTTTGGTATGTGTTTTCGAATGAATGAGTAAAATTATTGGGCATGTTGTTTACATACTGAAATATCTAACTGATCTATGGCTATCCAGAATTCCGCACACACTTGAAAATAATTCTGGAAACGTATTTATGAGCTATAACTATTTCTGAAGGAGATATGTATGTACAACATAAAATGTGCTCTTCTTAATTaacaaaactaaatattttcaaaaacttcgaagTTACTATTGTTAAAAAGCGTATTTAGCGCCTTCTATACCATAGATATTTCCTGCTTACTGGCTTCTTATTTCTGAATCCATTTGTGTtatgtaattattattattcataatATGCCCAAAACAGCTCCAAAACAAATCTTTCGTTAAATTAAGATCAAAAGTGCATACCTTACCCGTCATCGAACCAATTATGGCCACTTTGAACCTATGTCTAGAATGCTAAGGCACTCGAACGAAGCAATGCCCTCCTTTGACTTCCATATAAGTAAATCGTCACTTAGAAAAAATCTCCGGAATATAATGCTGCACTAATCATTCCCATCTTATGCCCCGATATGAACACCTCCATCCAAATCCCCTTATTTTTTAAGCTTGGTGTTTAATGtttaagtttttggttttttttttcgtttttgttgtttCCCATAAAACAACATTAAGGTGGGCCTTAGGGCCCGGTCTTaatacaataaaaacaacacaaaacaagaaccaaaaaaaaaaaaaaatgttaaattagtCTAAGGTAATTTAAGttagtttttaattagttttaagtcatagcttgtactaagcttaaataaataaaataaaatacattatatAAATAACTGCTCTTAACTCAACGAAAGATTTGCTGTTCAACGGTTTCgagcatttcaaaaaaaaagtgcatcaaatgcatttttcccatttctgatgcaacgccattgcaatTTGCTCAACGAAAGATTTGCTGTTCAACGGttttgaacatttaaaaaaatgcatcaaatgcatttttaccatttctaatgcaacgccattgcaatTTTGATCTTTATTCAAGGAACGATTTGCTATTCAACTgtcttgaacatttttgaaaaagtgcacatttttaccatttctgatgcaatgCCAGTGCTCCTTTGCTcttaattcaaacaaaaatttaccatTCAGATGTTttgagcatttttgaaaaaaatttcatcaaatgcatttttaccatttctgatgcaacgccattgcaatTTGGTCTTAATTCAACGAAAGATTTACTGTTCAACGGTTttgagcatttttgaaaaaaagtccattaaattcatttaccatttctgatgcaatgCCATTGCAATTTGGTCTTAATTTACCGAAAGATTTGCTGTTGAGCtgttttcaacatttaaaaaaaatatacatctaatgcatttttaccatttctgatgcaacgccattgcatttttgctcctaactcaacgaaaaaattaccgttgagctgttttaaacattttttgaaaaaaaagtgcatcaaatgcatttttaccatttctgatgcaacaccattgcatttttgcttctaactcaacgaaagaattactGTTGAGCtgttttcaacatttttgaaaaaaagtgcatttttaccatttctgatgcaacgccattgcatttttgctcctaactcaacgaaagaattaccgttgagctgttttgaacatttttgaaaaaaagtgaattttttgcatttttaccatttctggtgcaacgccattgcatttttgctctTAATTCAACGAAAGATAAACCATTCaactgttttgaacatttttgaaaaaaagtgcatctaatgcatttttaccatttctgatgcaacgccattgcattttGGCTCCTAACTCGACGGAAGAATTACGGTTTAGCTGtttctaacatttttgaaaaaaagtgcatctaatgcattttttccatttccattaaattcatttaccatttctgatgcaatgCCATTGCAATTTGGTCTTAATTTACCGAAAGATTTGCTGTTGAGCtgttttcaacatttaaaaaaaatatacatctaatgcatttttaccatttctgatgcaacgccattgcatttttgctcctaactcaacgaaaaaattaccgttgagctgttttaaacattttttgaaaaaaaagtgcatcaaatgcatttttaccatttctgatgcaacaccattgcatttttgcttctaactcaacgaaagaattactGTTGAGCtgttttcaacatttttgaaaaaaagtgcatttttaccatttctgatgcaacgccattgcatttttgctcctaactcaacgaaagaattaccgttgagctgttttgaacatttttgaaaaaaagtgaattttttgcatttttaccatttctggtgcaacgccattgcatttttgctctTAATTCAACGAAAGATAAACCATTCaactgttttgaacatttttgaaaaaaagtgcatctaatgcatttttaccatttctgatgcaacgccattgcattttGGCTCCTAACTCGACGGAAGAATTACGGTTTAGCTGtttctaacatttttgaaaaaaagtgcatctaatgcatttttaccatttctgatgcaacgccattgcgtttttgctcctaactcaacgaaagaattacggttaagctgttttgaacatttttgaaaaaaagtgcatctaatgcatttttaccatttctgatgcaacgccattgcattttGGCTCCTAACTCGACGGAAGAATTACGGTTTAGCTGtttctaacatttttgaaaaaaagtgcatctaatgcatttttaccatttctgatgcaacgccattgcatttttgctcctaactcaacgaaagaattaccgttgagctgttttgaacatttttgaaaaaaagtgcacctaatgcatttttaccatttctgatgcaacgccattgcatttttgatcttaactcaacgaaagaaatACCGTTGAACTGTTttgagcatttttgaaaaaaaaagtgcatcttatgcatttttaccatttctgatgcaacgccattgcatttttgctcctaactcaacgaaagaattaccgttgagctgttttgaacatttttgaaaaaaggtgcatctaatgcatttttaccatttctgatgcaattccattgcatttttgctcctaactcaaggacagaattaccgttgagctgttttgaacatttttgaaaaaaagtgcatctaatgcatttttaccatttctgatgcaacgccattgcatttttgctcctaactcaacgaaagaattaccgttgagctgttttgaacatttttgaaaaaaagtgcatctaatgcatttttaccatttctaatgcaacgccattgcattttggctcctaactcaacgaaagaattacggttaagctgttttgaacaattttgaaaaaaagtgcatctaatgcatttttaccatttccgatgcaacgccattgcagttttgctcctaactcaacgaaagTCTCGATAAGTGGGAAAAGTGCAGTTGATGTCTCTTAACAATTTGCCAGTATTTCTTTTACTGTTAACTCTTAAGGCAATTCAACAATTCCTTTATCATCCTTACGAAATCGattaccaaaaaaatatatcggtattttttttagtaaagacCCAAACCTAAGTTTGGTatatcgatttttattttttttaaatcttacaaTTCACAGCCACTTACTGCCAAAAGTTGTACCTAAGCAGCaattttgatgaatattttcagTGTCATCGGACGAAAAAGTGAAAATcgataaatacaaacaaaaaaaaaaatcgataacagaaaaataaattttaaaaaaggaaaaaagaaatcGATATAAAAGAATTAAAGAAATGGATAACTTAATGAATAGAGCTTTTATAAGACATGTAAGTTTAATTATTTCTGGTATTGAAACAAtggtttttaattatattttatttttaatttagttcCGCGGCAGGGAGTGGTCCAATCCAAGGACCTGGTTTGGGAGGCCCAATAATTTGGTAAtctgaattttaaattaaaaaatcggGGATGGGCCACATGTCCTGGTAAGCCCCTAGACtcatatttgtttaattttatttcctaaaaatcttgacatttttcttaaattttctttttcttcctcCAGCCAAATATAGGGGTCATTTATTTCCCGCGGGAAAATATAATTGTGACCAGGAATAGGGTGGTTAGAATACATAGGAGGGTCCATTTCTCGGTAAatatgttgaaatttttgatatttaatttttataataatattttttatttatttgacatttgattgctatgtttttttttttattttcagaaatataatttgtttgttCAGTGGGTGAAGatgaaattttggaaatttaagcGGATATTAAAGAGAAAAATGGGCTTTCAGTCAATAATAACAATCGTTTGTGCGATTTGCTTTTTTATTGGCTTGagcttttattaatttatttatttattgtattttattaattaattttcttttaattttctttacaggtaaattcgtttaaataaaatttacatcGTTGAGAGTTTCttattcaccaaaaaaaaaaaaatgtctttttctttttacttttttgtggatattttctttctttttctattttttattgatctttTCAGCTTAGGGTAACAATATTGTCTCCATAATtagcagagaaaaatattttaaacgatTCAATCAataaagaaatttgaatttttatgaactGAAGAAAAATATTCATGTCTTCTGACTTCCAAATGGAATGGAAGCTTGAAttgacattttttgtattgggtatcgtttaaaatttttttctcagccattatttttaataaatcgaGGGATTCGTAAATAAACGTTGTTTATGTAAGTAAGTATCGTAGTCAAACTTGAGAAGAaagataaaaactgaattttttgaaattcttgagCATATAAGGTTTAaggttttagattttatttataacatAGTATTTCCAGGACCAcgtattttttgtatacatttttattaattgactcaCTTAAAATAGAGATGGGGGTCTCCACTCGCTTTATTACCCAATTAGCGCGGAATGCGCCGCGCGCGCGCGCCGTTTTGATTACAAAACTGATGAAACCTTTGAgtaataagttaatttttacggcaatgtaaaaataaaaaatggtctTAAACAATTCCCCTGAAAACTAGTCTCTCACCTTTATTAGATACCTGCTTGTACTACCAACATAGGGAGAGCAGCCCGGTGCTCGAAGGCTGTCctatttgttgcatttaaaaatttgatcaagtctttgatctttatTTCTGAGAGCAGATCTatgtcattttaaaaattcactccACAGAAAAAGTGCTCTCTTCGAAGCCAGGGCAAGACATTGGCAAAGAAAGTGAAAGAATGTCTTTTTTTCCTACTAGTCTAAACAACTACGCGATAGTTAGTTTTGTGTGTTGTCGGAAGTAAGACCACagttaaatataattataatttatttaaagggAAGACAAagaaaaatagttgaaaatgTGTTATATGTTTACTCTTTTGGGAATTATATCGATCACTGAAACAACTGAAGTTATGATTTAACAGTTAAATGACTTATTTTAATAAGGCAAAATgtgttcttcaaaaaaatgatgTCAATTCATACAGCGCAGacttaacctaacctaacctacatCTTCTTGTCCTCTCAAATTGTAGCTTGAATTCACAAGGAGAACTTAAACATTGAGTTGTCATTATTTCTAACTAATCAATTGAAACTGCATGTCGAAAGTATTCCTCCCTGAACAATGAGTGCTtcgaattataaaaaataaatgattcataCATTGACATGTTTACAATCGAGCTTAACTATTTGAAATAAATCGATCGTGCTATGAAATGTAAGATGATTGTGCATAACTCTTTTTCTATattgcaatcaatttcattataaaactAGACTTTGCTCTTGTGTCATTcacatttcaaatttaaaacaacaataCAGCAAATCTTTACTCTACTTTAGATGATACCTCAAATAATTCCTCATGACCATTCGTCTGGGGTAgcaagaataaaataaaattcatgtaAAATGTGTTACGGGTGTGCATTTTTGTTTGTGCAAATTGTCGAAAATGTTGATTTTCTAACGAGTTCTAGCTGTTTTCAATGAGCAAAATGTAATACTTgactgattcaaaaataaatattattgaaattgaaataaagaTTATGCAAATAGGATGACATACCCTGGTTCACTAGTGGGTGTTTCAACACCAGATCCCTTTGGTTTTGTAACTGCCATTTCAGCGTGTCCTTTTCCCTGTGGACCTTTCATACGAACGAATTCGCAACGTGTCTGGACTCCAGCACCACTACTAAACAGCCCGAATGACATTCTTTGAGCAACTTTAGAGCTTAAACTTGATTGCTAAAAAAGGTGTACATTTTTTTAGGACTTTTATTAAAAGAGATATAAATACTCACCCTTGCATCGTAGACCTTTTTTAAGGCATCATAACGAATAGAACCCAAAAATATAACACCTTGTACAGAACCATCTTTGTCATTGGCAACCAACTCGACGCAAACCATTTCCCCATCACGAACCAAAATGTCgctaaaaacctaaaaataacaaaagaataAAAGTATTTTACTGCTAATCACCATAAACTGCCTTAAAGCAATTTTGTGTgtgggttttttattttaactgaacacaacaaaatagaagatataTAGGACAACCAACAACTACACACCTCATCGAAATTGTCGACCATGAAACAAATGTGCGGATAAGTCATCTCTTCGCCTTCACCTTTTGTGTCCATTTTTCTACGACTTGGCGAGGCATATACACGCTGTGAATGTCTCCTTAGAACTTGTAATTCTTTTGGGGATGTTCTTGTGCAAATTGCCAGCGTTAGTGTGTAGTCAAATTGGTGTATGACCATATTTAAGTAAACTGTCTCCTCCCAATCAACATCTGGGTCACCAATGGGTAGTTTACGTGAATCCTTTCGAAACACATCGACTTCAgtctgtattaaaaaaaaggaaaatacaaCAATTtagagta encodes:
- the LOC129918359 gene encoding uncharacterized protein LOC129918359, with product MALASGSLLKAQTPLQQLLEDINFQRTKEMRQLLKDECGFVVLQGTTYWTDLFVRHFLFQSEPVHSIDSDDLLFFVRKKHVKSSSRHMPKYETEVDVFRKDSRKLPIGDPDVDWEETVYLNMVIHQFDYTLTLAICTRTSPKELQVLRRHSQRVYASPSRRKMDTKGEGEEMTYPHICFMVDNFDEVFSDILVRDGEMVCVELVANDKDGSVQGVIFLGSIRYDALKKVYDARQSSLSSKVAQRMSFGLFSSGAGVQTRCEFVRMKGPQGKGHAEMAVTKPKGSGVETPTSEPGFCATDMWEDWDEDPDDYYNYRHQRRLSDPSANLNNFSRYGWRAKNTTDTTAGSKARSENEGLDSLASEVSEIEAGDLRDDLRPAFSASEAKLNAIDSTANATAPTTAQSIADSLTSPTTGGCGNCFGRGSPCKRWSDTDSAQMSDVYCRACEDEAATNSTPACLNNMPNKKSKPKHKTILSVESELVVASSSSSSSSEDKSRSKKDNKKSASPKKDKSGKCAKESRAEKAKSCDASLNGSNNNLKPQQEYEIADDATSLNGDIGSETVASSGKIAILSETESKLMISVRGKEELPVEQAQKSYSFKKCVPGHSDSHPLQQSNEDNDDVFTSPPTEPLKNSPETKVDDIDVDGDNATESTPMLNNNSHNDCNGNNEGVTINKNSAESTRKSLSETAANAGLADKDTKTSTLPRTGGASKKSSVHQNFYNKALRMVPKRRTPDGTDIYYWCDLPKKALKELDDGAYNPLWATRGFTQTFHFWKENRRQQSTPLNAFLTYVTLPWWSIAKDLLDHRETPILTF